One candidate division WOR-3 bacterium genomic window, CAAGAATAAAAGATTAACCTATCTTTTCATCTTTATCATCAGCCTCTTCCTCGGTTTTGCTGGCTATCTGGTAGTGAAGATCTTCAATTGGGGAACTGCGGGTTATATCTTTTTTGGCTTTTTCATTATCTTTTACAATCTCATTCTCTATTACAATTCGGCAAAAATCATT contains:
- a CDS encoding zinc metalloprotease HtpX produces the protein MSSVTFYDLIAKNKRLTYLFIFIISLFLGFAGYLVVKIFNWGTAGYIFFGFFIIFYNLILYYNSAKII